The genomic region CTCTTATTGTCGGTATTCATTTTTTTCCATTGGCCTTTCTTTTTCGAGTTAAACTCTATCATTGCACGGGTGCGCTCCTCTGTTTGCTCGCCGTCGTGACATGGTTATTTGTGCCTGGGGAAATCACGCTGGGAAAGCATCCCATCCATACCTACATGTCTGTTGTTGGGTTCGGAGCCGCCTTTGTCCTGTGGGGCACAGGTCTGTTGCTATGGCTAGAAGTTTTTCGCAATCATGAGGTAAAGAATCACAGCCGGCAGCAAAGTGGCAATCATGCCAAAAACAGCCCATAAACGCGACGCTTTAATATACGCATCAGGAAGGCTGCCGCTCTTGATGAAAGCAGCGCTATGGCGAATCATGGCCTGCTGCAAAGGAATGAGAATCGTTAGCCAGACAACGCCTGTAATAGCCAATAATACGAGCGATAGTGTGAGCCAATTGAACCCATGCATGGATACTCCCGCTCGAATAGCCATGACGATACCGGAAATGACGATAAGAATGAGTCCGGGAAGCGTGAACACAAAATCGGCCAGCATCACGTTTTTTACCGTGTGATGAATGACGGCTGGGTTTTTCCGCAAATCCGCCCGAACTTTCCAAAAAGCCGCCGTAACTATATTTCCTGCAAATAATACGACGCCCGCCAGATGAAGAAACAACCATACATTCATGAGACGGCCTTCCTTTCCTGGTTAAGATTCAGTTTTCATGTGCCGTGTCTAAACCACCCCCTTTTAGGCGGTCAGCTACCAACACCCGCACTATTGCAAACGTTCCCTGCACAACGCTCACTGCCCAGCGCTCACTGCAAACGCTAAAACAGGGAGGCCGCCCCCCTGCACAACGCTAACAGTCACAGCAGACGCTATTTGTCGTTTCAATTACTTCTTTGTTAAAGAACCTGTTGTCAAATATTCATCCATGTTTTGCAGTTCTCGATTATAGATCGAACGGAGCAGCGAAGACGTTACGTGTCGCTCCGCCCAACCGGCGAACCCCGGCTTTTTGGGGAATTGCGAAGTGAGCCGGAGAATGCAACCATCCCCGGATTCGGGAATCAGCTTC from Bacilli bacterium harbors:
- a CDS encoding DUF2269 family protein, which codes for MNVWLFLHLAGVVLFAGNIVTAAFWKVRADLRKNPAVIHHTVKNVMLADFVFTLPGLILIVISGIVMAIRAGVSMHGFNWLTLSLVLLAITGVVWLTILIPLQQAMIRHSAAFIKSGSLPDAYIKASRLWAVFGMIATLLPAVILYLMIAKNF